One Camelus ferus isolate YT-003-E chromosome 19, BCGSAC_Cfer_1.0, whole genome shotgun sequence genomic window, CCCACCAGGAGCACCTCCTGTCCTGCTGAGGTGAccctgctgggctcctgggtGGGGGCTGCTCACCAGGAGGACCAAGGCATCTTTAGAAGCTTGGGATTCTCAGCCCCGCCCTCATCCTCCGGAGAGGGGCGGCGGCTGGAGACAGAGTTGATGCTTGATCATGCCCATGTGATGAAGCCTCCGCAAAATTCCCAAAGCAAAGGGTGTGGAGAGATTCCAGGCTGGTGGACACATCCACACTGGGCGACGCCGCCCCCCCCAGCTCCATGGGCCAGGAGCCCCTGTGCTCGGGACCCCCAGACCTCACCCCGGGCACCTCTGCACCTGGCTGCGTCTCTGTGTCCGGGTCACACCCTGAGCCTCCTTCCCTGAGCTGTGAGCCGGACTAGCAAACTCATCACACCTGAAGAGCGGGGTGGCAATCTCCCAGGTGTAGCAAGTTGGCCAGAAGCTGTGGGCCCCTGGGGGCATGCTGCTCGCATCCGGCACCTGCAAGCGGGGAGCGGTGTCGGGGGCTGAGCCCCTAACCCGTGAGATCTGACATCACCTCCGGGTGGACACCCGGTGTCCCAgagaattattttctgtgaaaaacCCCCACATACGTGGTGACCAGAAGGGCCAGGAGCAAGGCGTCCTGTGTGGGGAGAACAGGACGCACGCGGGGGCGGCAGGTTCTCTCACACACTCTCCCGCGTGTTACGCTTCACTGTCCGAAGATTCAGGGAGCTTTGCGCTGATTTATTCTCAAACTTTCTTCTCTCCCGGGCCTTCTTGCAGGGGACAGTGGCCGAGGTCTTCAGCACGTTTTCTACAAATTGTCTGGCCCAGCTCCAGGTCCATTAAAAATATCACTGTCCAACTCTGTCGAGGAATCATGAAGCAGCTGCTACGTTTGCTTTCCAAGtagaaaagtgggcagaagacgaGACGAGGTGTGTAAACAGGGCACACAAGCCTTGTGCAACTTCCCTACTAGCACAGAACCAAAAAGGGGACGGCCCCGAGGGCCCCTCCAGCAGCCtggcctcctccccccaccccgacgGCCGGCTCAGGACCCCCAGCACCAGTGCCAGATGTGCGTGGCGGGGGACAGTCACGGGAAGCAGGGCGCGCGGCGCTGagcgcacgcgcacgcgcacggCACACCTGACCGCAGACCCGCCCCTCAGTCACATCGGCCCGACACGCGGAGGCCCCAGGCCACTCCTTCCAGAGAGGGGGGCGGGGATCCTGGTCCCCCGGGCCGCCGTCAGAGCCGCGCTGACGTGGGCCGGCTCGGGGCTGGTCACCGGGACCAGGGTTGGGCCTGGGCTCCCGACGGCCACTCGCCTCCTGCTGGGCTCGCCCGACCTCCAGCAGCCTGTGGGCCTGCATGTCCTTGCTGCCACTGCTGAAGGAAGCCACGGCCAACTCCACGGACATCGTGAAATAACCGTGGTTCTTACTAACGTCTGCAAAGGCCTTCTGAAAGGTCCAGAGGTGGCTGCCGGGGACAGTGAGCCCCAGCAGCAGAGACGCCTTCGGGAACATGCTGTCCGGCGTCAGCGGGGAGGACGGGCGATGGGCGCCCCCCGCAGGCCAGCTCCTCGGCACCCTGCTGCCCATCTCTCCTGCCGGCACCGAACAGGAGGCAGCGCAGGGGGTCACGTTGTCCACCCCCGGTCACAGGAACCCTGGATGCTGGGCACGCATGCTGCAGGCTCTGTGCCCCGCGTTTCCAGGGCTTCAGCCTGGGCGGGTCCCTCCTGCCGGGCCCTGCGTCCACCCTGCCACCTTCAGAGCCATGCAGCCGGGACCGCCGGGGTCACGGAGTCCCCTCCCGGGCAGCACGGCAGCGGCCAAGCCTGCTGCGACCTTGGCTGGAGCCCATGCGACCGGCCGGGCTGGGAGTATGGGGCGTGCAGCCGGCAGTGGGGGAGTCTGCGGGGAGCTGTGCTCACCGCCGCCCCGACTTCCTCCAGAAGCCCACCTGGCTCCGCGCTCCCCGCCGGCCATGCCTGACCCTGGCTTTCTGCGCTCCAAACACGCCTGGTTCCCTGACGTGCCCTCCGCCCGGGGCCCCGCTGGCAGTGCCGTGTTCTCTCGCACGGCCGCCCATTTCCTAATGGCCTTTCTTCCTACTGACCTCCGGCCCAAGGCCTGCTCCGTTCAGAGAACAGCCTTTCTATTCCATCTCTCCTGTGAAATTGGCCGAGACCTGTTTCATTCCCCAGAATATGGCCAGTGGTCCACGTTCTTGAAAAGACTGTGTCTTCTGCATTTTTCAGGTGCAAAGTTAGGGATGGACATATCCCAGGTGGCCCATGTGATCAAAACTTCCCTACAGGGACCATCCCTACTTcgttttattttactgagtttgGTTTGGGTTTAGGGTTCGGTCTGCTTCTCCGTCTGTTCCTGGGTGACGTGTTAAAACCCCTCATGGGGATTggattgtggatttgtctgtccTCCTTTCCTCAGAATTCTGGCTGTGTGTATTTGAGAGGCgctgtgtgtccgtgtgtgtgtcgtgtgtgtgtgtgtatctgactatttgtgtgcatgtgtgtgtgatgtgtgtgtagtGTGCACGTGTACATGTATGATATGTGtgcagtgtgagtgtgtgtgcttgtgtacacggtgtgtatgtggtgtgtgtgtgggtgatgTTTGTGTGTGGTGCGTGcacagtgtgtgcgtgtgtgcacgcgcgtgtgCACACCGCCAGCCACTCATTGCGTTGCACGAGCCCTGCGGCAGGGTCGGGCGGCAGGAAGGACGACATGGTAACAGCTGACACCGTGAGCCCGCCCTAGGCTCTCTCCTGAGTTACCTCTTAACTGTCAGGACAGCAGAAGCATTTCACACCCGCTTTCCAGGTGCGGAGACCCAGGCATGTCAAACGGAGGTGACCCGCCCACCGTGactgggatgtgaacccagacGATCTGCCCCGAGGGCCTTGGAGTCAgtgccagaggcagaggggcagcGGCAGGGAGGCTGGTCTTTGCAGGAGACACCCGAAGGTgcagcccggggtggggggcggcgcTCAGAAGGAGGTTCCAGAGCAGAGGACCCTGCAGGAGAGTCCGGGAGGTGAGTGAATTCTCACAAAGTGAAGCTGGGAAGCAGCCTCACCAGAGGGGAGCCGGGTCTGAGCGGAGGCTGGTGTGGGGGCACCTGGGCAGGGATCCCCTAGCTGACACCCAGACTCCCCTGGCCCGGCCATCCCAGGCTGGCCCCCGACCCACCAAATGAAGCCCAGCCAAAGTCCCGAGGCTGCCTCCAGGGCGGGAACTGTGGCTTCCAGAAAGATCCGTGATACTGTGACACCCTCCTCTCACCACCAGGCACGGATGTCCCCAGCTCAGGGGCAGCCACCTGACTGCTTCCCTGTGCTCTGAGCCCCAGGCGTGCGCTGTTCTGCTGGCTGGAGGGGCAGTGTCTACGGGCTTGAGGACATGCATTTGGACCACAGGAACCCATCAGCAGGGCAGCTGCCAGGGGGACCAGCCAGTGCCACCTCCTTGCATGCCGGTCCCCCAGAAAGGAGAGTCCGGCCGTCAGGGGACACCTTCCAGCAGGGCACGTCTGAGGTGCGGCTCCAGGCACCTGAGGCAAGTCTGTGCAGACGCGAGGCTCGGCACCAGGCCAGGGCCGagcaggaagccttcctggcaGCTGACAATTCTGCTTTCGGTCTCAGCGTCTAAACCGCCTGTCCATGCGTTGTGGAAGGCTCGGCGCTGGGGACAACTGAGTGTTTGTAAGATAAACGTGAGCGAACCCAGGTCCCTGTCACCACGAAGCGTCCAGGGCgggaggcagaagggaagaaGTGACTGGGGTCTGGGTGGACCTCGGGCTGATCTTGGGGCTCCCCAGACACAACCCGGGGCCTGCAGGGCAGCGAGGGGGGCGTGAGGCCCGTGAGCTGGCCCTGAGTCGGGGCGCTTCTGTTCACAGTGGGACTTTGTGAGGAATTTGCAGCAACCAGGCAGAACCGCGGGGTCAGACCTCAGAGCAGGACTGGAGTGAGGCGACACGCGGGCGCGTCTGCGGAGGCGTGAACATGCTTCGTGCTGTGAGTGTGGAGAAGGGGCCTTAATGCAGGCCCACGCCAGTGGGCGTGACTGGGGATCTATGCCCCCCGAGAGTTATAGGCCCGACTCTATGCAGATGTTACTGAACGCGAAATGCCATTGTTGAGGCAGATTTTGAAATCCGGGGCAGAATGCTGAAGTCCTCGGAGCAGGTGAAGGCACTACGAGGTAGAAAACAGCTCGCCGCCTGTGGAGAAGTGAATCGataggggcagagggcagggggcaggctaAAGGGAGGGGGTCTCGGGTCTGACTCTCCCTGCACTCCAGCCGGGTGACCAGacgaggctgggctggggctgttCTGGGTAGAGACAGAACCTGGGTGGGAGGGACGCCAGGGGGGTCCACATTCCTCAGCCGAAAGAAACCAGGGAATTCCCGGAAAGAAGAAACCTTGTGCTATTACGACAGGCAGAAAAGCCCCCGTCCTCACCACCCCAGCCCCCCCCCGTGACCTGCGAATAGGCCGCTGCGAAGGGAAAGGGGGCTTTGCAGTTGGGACTAAGTTAACGGTCCCAAGGTGGGAGACCATCCTCTGTCATTGCAGGGAGGTGGGCCGGACGTCATCACCAGGGTCCTTAtgagaaggaggtggagggtcAGAGAGGGGCTGGAAGGCCCCCTGCTGGCtgtgaggatggaggagagggcCATGGGCTGAGCAGAGGCCTCTGGAAGTGGGAAGACTGAGGTTCTCCTTGAGGGCCTGTGGAAGGAAGGCAGCGCTGCCCACACCTGGGTTTTAGGATTTCTGATCTCCAGGgcagtgagattttttttaaaaatgtgctatcaagtggtatttttttttctctgtgtgacttacttcacttagaatgataatctccaggtccaactatgttgctgcaaatggcattattttattccttttttatggctgagtagtattccatcgtataaacataccacattttctttatccagtcatctgttgatggacatttaggttgtttccatgtctgggaaacagttgtaaatagtgctgctatgaacattggggtgcaggtgtctttttgaagtagggttccttctggatatatgcccaggagtgggattaccgggtcatatggtaagtctatttttagtcttttgaggaatctccatgctgttttccacaatagCTTCACCAaaccatatgtggaatctaaaaaaaaaaaaagacaaatgaacttatatatataaacttatatataaaatagaaacagacacacagacatagaataccGACTTGTGGCTGCCagcggggaggaggtgggtgggaagggataacctgggagtctgagatttgcagatactgactggtatgtataaaacagatacacaagtttatactgtgcagcacagggaactatattcaacatcttgcagtagctcacggGGAAAACGAGTGTGAagatgaatacatgtatgtgcgTGTGCGACCGAGGCactgtgctgcgcaccagaaactgacacaacgctGAAAAGtgactgtaactcaatttttaaacaaaagaaaaaaatcaaaaccaaacaaacaaaaaaacccaaaacatgtTCTGTTTGAAGCCACCACGCGTGGTAACTTGTTCCCACAGCCGCAAGACGCCAACGAgctgccaggagagggcaggctcCCGCAGGGGCcgggggagagctggggagggaccCGCACTGCAGTCGGCTCCAGACTTcgcagggcccagggctctgtgGCCAGAGCTCCCCgtccctctccttcttcctcttctggctCCTCTTCTGGCTCCAGGGGGCCTAGGAGCCACGAGGTGAGATGGGGAGgcagcagacagaggatggatgggagacagaaggagaagcTGTCTGCCCCGCTGCCCACCCGCAGCCCCAGGAGGGAGAAGAGCAGCTCGAGACACCGTCTAAGCTCCGAGCATCTGAAGAGACTGGACACCTGGATTCTGGACTGAGGCTGAGCGTTGTCCCAGTGCCACAGAGGGTCCACCCTCAGGGACGGTGGGACGTGAACACAGAGCGTCATGACTACACCCGCAGGTTCCCATTCGGGGCCCACCCTCCGTTTTCTGGGGAGCACAGCTCTCCGGGGCGGGGCAGACACCTCCCACAGGGGCAGGCAGACGACGCCCAGGTCTGAGTAGTGGGTGAGCTTGTGTCCCGCcagccagggaggtggggagggcacgATCGGAAGGACAGCCCGGGAACATCAGGGGCACAGGAGGGGGTGGCGTCCAGCTCGTCCCGCTCTGCTGCCtgcgcccccgcgcccccgcgtCCCCGTCCCTTCCCGTGCGCCAGGCCTCCCACGGCCCCGGCTGAGCCGAGCTTTGTGGACAGAagccccagcctggctcccacccAGAAAtgctgggcaggggagagggtgtgcagCCGAGAGGGGTGGGGTGCATACGTGTGTGACAGCTGTGAGGGACGGAGCAGGTGGTGGGTGCGCTGAGCCTGCAGCTGCCGTCTGCCCGCCTTCCCTGCAGGTGTGAATGCAGATCTGGACCGGGGAGGGGAGCGTAGGTGTCCCCCCGCCCCGGGCTGGCTTAAATCCGGCCGAGCAGAGCGGCCAGCACACTGACCAGCTCTGGCAGCCCAAGGAAGAGGCCCCCCGCCCAGCGACAATGGCCAGAGCCCCGCAGGGCCCCCGACTGCTGCTGGCCATTGTGGGGGCTCTGGTGGCCCTCACCTACCAAACAAGAAGGAAGACCTTCATCAGTGTCCGGGAGGTGCCTGCGTCGGCGTCCGTCGTGGTGACCACCCTGGACTACGTGACCAAGGAGTTCAACAAGAAGAGTGAGGACAAGTACAACTTCCGGGTCGTGCGGGTCCCCAAGGTTGTGCAGAAGGtcagtgtcccctcccctcaccagccCTGCCAGGGCGCCGCGGGCTGGGGCTGCGCCGGTCAGCTTGGCCTCGTTTAGTCAGAAGCGGGTGttttaagagaaacagaaattccCTGGAGCAGATGGACGCAGGGGACGCGCAGGACCAGGGCCGGCCCAGCACAGCCGAGGGCCCCAGCTGCCCACCGCCACCCGGTGCCTGCTTTCCGGGCGCCCGGCCCCGCCGCGTGTGCCCGGCTCAGGCTGTTTCCACGCTGGCGGGGCTCCTGCTCCCTGCCGTGGGCCAGCAGTGGGCATCACGCAGGCCACCCCAGGGTGACTTTGCCCGAGCGGTGGCTTCTGGGGAGCTCTCCCCGGAGGACAGGGCAGCACGGGCAGCAgacaagaggaggagggaggagccccaGTCTGTCCAGGGCGGCCCTGCAGGGAAGGGCTGGTGGCCCTTCATCTCCTTGCCCCTTGCTCCTGCAGCTGACCGACCACATGGAGTACCACATCGACGTGGAGATGCGCAGGACCGTCTGCTTCAAGTCGGAGGCCAACAACTGCAGCTTTCAGGACGGGGAGCTCTACAAGGTGCGGGCCACGCCCCTCTGCGTGGCTCCCCCTGTGGtttggggtgaggggggtgggagTACTGGGGAGGTACCCAGCTTGCTTGAGAAGAACGCACACCTCGCACCTCCTTTCTCGAGGCGGAGAAGTGACGGAGAGAGGGACCAGGACCCCGCCCGGCGGGCTCTGCGCCTTTATGGCTGGAAGGATTTCGGGGCAGTTGAGGGGTCTGGAGGGGGGAGCCCAGGTCACTGAGCTGCGGGGGGACACTCTGAGGTCGAAGGAAGTAATGATTGTCATACCATTTTAGCAGCCGGGGGACCTCGCCAGAGCTCCCACTGAAAATCTGGACGTCAGCCTGACAGTCTCACAGGGGCTGGGCTGCGGCCTCTGCCCCTTTCTTCCAGTGAcgaggaggagggatggggaagtGGGCTCAGAGACAGTTCAAGGGTgttggggcgggggagggagggggcaaaTCCGCGGGCCCGTGACCGGCTCGGGGGCCACCGCCCCCACCCAGTGTGTCCACATCCGGGGCGGCCAGCTGGACCCCGGCCATCTGGGACAGCATGGTCCGGCGGGCCCTCGCTCTTGGGGCCTTGAAGGTCCCAAGTCCCAGCAGCCCTGCAAAGCCCTCTCTTTACCCAGATGAGCTAACAGAGGGGGGTCAGGGGCATGTCTGTCCTGAGCGTCCTGGTTTGTGTCCAACTTCTTAGCATCATTGTTAACAGTGTCCCCACCTGCTTACACCGTGTCCTGGTTTGTCTCATAAATTCCACGGTCACCCTGGTTGTAAAGGTCTCCTGTGTTCTCAGCACAGACACACGTCCATCTGTGAGCTCCACCTACGTGGAGAATTCTCCAAAATCTAGCAAGTTAGACTTTCCTGGTCCTTCCCTGGAGATCATGATGGTAACAGTGGAGTATAATGAGAGAAGCTGATAGGTGTGAGAGATCAAGCCAAAGTTAGCACTCGGACTTCTGTTTTAGGGGAACTGTAAGCATTTCATCCTCCCCGGCCCCCTCTTCACTGCAGCCCCGGGCTTTCCAACCAAGAGAAGGAAAGTGAAGTCGTGCTGAGAAATGACAACAATGTGCAAAATATGTTGCCTGACCCTCCcttgtgggaggggagggaggcggggaggagggggcctcgGAGGAAACAGggcgggggaggaagggggcgTGAGGCTGGGAGGACgggagggcgggaggaggagagggaagatggtggACCGGGTGGAAGGGGGGccaggatgggaggaggggcccCGCCCGGGAAGTGTGTGGGGACCACCTGGGGTGGAAAAGGGGAGAAGCGGCCGTGGCCCCCACGGTGGGTGTGGGCGGGGGACACTTTGCTTCCAGTCTCCACTTCCAACCACAGCAGGAGGACGTTTGGGGGATGAGTTGAGCAGCTATCGAGTCACTGAAATCAAAACAATGATGGCCCCACGGGGGGCTGCAGACAGGGCACTGGtgtttctggcttccttcccctGTAAAGTTCTCAGCCTGCAGGTAgatctttttcacattttgttttgttttttagaaaatcGATTGCTTCTTCTCAGTGTCTGTTTTGCCCTGGTTTGAAAAGTATAAACTTCTGACCAAAAACTGCACCGATGGCTAGAGGTCCCAGCGCACATCCGGCGgtcactgtgtgtgaaagaaCCCGACGTCGACTGCCGCGCTCCGTGTGGAAAATAAATGCTGGTCAACCTCTTCTCCTAGCGCTCTGAATGTCTGTGATtccactccccgccccccaaaTTCTTCAGCTCATAATGACACGGTCTGAGTTATTCCCGGCTAGCACAGCTTTGGGGTCCAAGTGGGGTGACAGGTGTAATTCTTGGTCTGATGGCCCGTTCCTGAACGACAGCAGAATTTCAGCCTCGTTCTCATATCGAGTGGGATcctctagattttaaaataagaaggagaagatgagaaaaagcaggaggagggaagacGCTCCGATTACCTGAGTGAGCAGCGGAGGGTGCTGGCACGGACGCCTGTGGCGGCACCTCCGAGGGGCCCAAAGGACCTCCTTTGCCTGAAGTGTGGAACGAGGGGACGTGATGTGAGTAACTGAGATGAGCAGGGCGTCGTCACTGACAagggccaggctgggagctgTGCCTCATTTTTGCCGTCACGTGCACTTTCTGAGCCCAAACTCTACAGTTAGACCCACACCCCCAGCATCAGCCACGCTGGGCCAGGGCAGGTATCTTCCCAGAGGGACTCCTGGCCCAGAGGGCCCAGGGCAAGGTGGGCCCCTGCGGGAAGGAGGAGGACGTGGGCTGCAATCCCCGTTCATTCTCCCCAGCAGACCTGAGAGGGGACTCCCTCCggagggaggatggaggacaGGGACCAGGCACGCCGCGTCACAGGGGCCCCTGCCCACGGGTGTCACCTGGGCAGCGAGGAGTCAGCAACCCCCACCTGACAGCTCGAGTCAGGACTGAAGACAGCATCGCCGGGCTCGTGTCCCCACGCGACCCCCTCCTTGTTCTCCGGACGGCTGCCGGCAGTTTGCTGGGTCACAGCCGTCCTCACGCACCTCACGCGGGACCAGCAAGGTCCCGCCCAAGGGCTCAGGCTAAAGCCTTGGGGTTTAATATCATGGAGACGCTGTGGAAAACGCGCGCCCACATGCACGCAGCATCCATCGACCTGCAGGGAGAGGGAGCCGGCGTTTATCCCGCAGCCCTGGCCGGTCACTGGCTGCAGGACAGCTCTTAAGGGGCACTAGTTCCCTGGAACCTCTGGCCTGGGGTGGCCCGAGCGCAGAGTGCgcagccagaggggaggggcacaggtgTCGGCATGCGGAGCCCGGGCTGGTGTGCACAGAAAGGTGAGATGCGAGGGGGCCCGGCAGAACACCAACGGGCCGCCCTCCGCACAGGTGAACTGGGATGACGGTCTCCGCCCAGGTCTCCACcggctggaggaggctggagctTTGAAAGAACCATTTTTTCCGACTTCGACTCTCCCTAGCAAACTTCTGGAGTCCTTGAGACCCTGTTTCAGGTGGGGCCCCGGTGAGAATCCCCTCTACCAACTATCTGGGAAGATGCTAAcctacagtttcctcatcttttaaaaaattttaattctttttttaaggcttttttttaggggaggtggtaattaagtttatttatttatttaatagactttattcttttagagcagtttcaggtttacagcagaactgagcagaaaatacagagagttcgcacacagccctccccacccacacatacatcctcccctcccctcgacGTCCCTCGTCAGGGTGGCGTGTCTGGTTCAGTCGCTGAGCCAACACGGGCACATTATCACCAGCCGAAGTCCATAGTTTGCTCGAGGGTTCACTCTtgctgttgtacattctgtgggctttgacaaatgcataatgacgtGTGGCCACCACTACGGTACCATACAGAATACTTTcgttgccctaaaaatcccttgcgctccatctgttcatccctccctccctccctcccctccccaaacccctggaaaccacgatctttctATTGTTTCTgaagctgtgccttttccagaatgtcatttggttggaatcgtacaatTTGTATACTtttcagtctggcttctttcatttagtaatgtgTCTTTTAAGTCTCTTCCAGGTcgttcatggcttgatagatctctTGTTTCACCGCACATACATCTTTTAATTTACACATATGTACTGCTCATTGTTTCCAAGAACGTTTagagagctttagctttttaaacttacatagttatcaaaggaataaagccaaccgcaaaataagaattaattaaaaaagatacatacaccccactattaacagcaacattctttataattgccaagatatggaagcaccccaagtgcacatcaacagatgaatagacaACGgagatgcagtgtgtgtgtatatatatacggAATGGAATCCAGCTCACCCAGAAGAACGAAGGCtactttgccatttgtggcccttcattcacttttttttcacttcaaaaaccagaattttaaaactggcagagacatttccattacatcaaaaccaaccaaatacctagaaataaacctaaccaaggaggttacctgtactctgaaagctgaaatgacacaaagaaatg contains:
- the CST11 gene encoding cystatin-11, whose translation is MARAPQGPRLLLAIVGALVALTYQTRRKTFISVREVPASASVVVTTLDYVTKEFNKKSEDKYNFRVVRVPKVVQKLTDHMEYHIDVEMRRTVCFKSEANNCSFQDGELYKKIDCFFSVSVLPWFEKYKLLTKNCTDG
- the LOC116657787 gene encoding probable cystatin-16; protein product: MGSRVPRSWPAGGAHRPSSPLTPDSMFPKASLLLGLTVPGSHLWTFQKAFADVSKNHGYFTMSVELAVASFSSGSKDMQAHRLLEVGRAQQESWTVIFLMDLELGQTICRKRAEDLGHCPLQEGPGEKKVSCTFVVDSQPWITQFTLVNSTCQQNQGKGPPSPAADPLPLDDVPGS